In one window of Sardina pilchardus chromosome 23, fSarPil1.1, whole genome shotgun sequence DNA:
- the tmem237b gene encoding transmembrane protein 237B, translating to MDSESLKVKSTRRRELPPLPQTSRGRTLPSLASDDTLDEVPLPRARRKKARRETDGTEDTEGDTAMEMGGLASRRQSGSQTPVTPEPQEVPAPRKKKKKKQQTIDLEGDQAGLVNGDAVEQTTDGEEIPRKSRKKKKPKVVEMQYVNDLDVEEDDIISDAQSPIPQHSLFSAPVGQSQPVGKVFVERGRRFQAADRIDKRKASEQLDTNFMDIQSMWTTRDVSLKVHSGYRVIGLFAHGFLAGYAVWNIIVIYVLSGEDFSTLGNLLQQYHSLAYPSQSLLYLLLTLSTVSAXHRVNLAKATIAMRSLLMLDPVALASLLYFCALVLTLSQQMTSDRINLYPSSNSTLWPPGSEHAVLYPWVIVNLAVTLMVGLAWALISTGPETDHTEEFLLSMEVEYPKIPEKGEMPA from the exons ATGGATTCGGAAAGCCTAAAG GTGAAGAGCACAAGAAGAAGGGAACTCCCACCTCTGCCTCAGACATCA CGGGGACGAACTCTGCCCTCCTTGGCCAG TGATGACACACTAG ATGAGGTTCCGCTGCCCAGGGCCAGAAGGAAGAAGGCCAGGCGAGAGACCGATGGCACAGAGGATACAGAGGGCG ataCTGCTATGGAGATGGGGGGCCTGGCGAGTCGTAGGCAGTCAGGCAGCCAAACACCTGTGACCCCTGAACCGCAGGAAGTCCCTGCTccgagaaaaaagaagaaaaagaaacaacagaCCATCG ATCTGGAGGGGGATCAGGCAGGTCTGGTGAATGGAGATGCTGTTGAACAGACCACAGATGGAGAGGAGATACCACGGAAATCCAGAAAGAAGAA GAAGCCCAAGGTGGTGGAGATGCAGTATGTCAATGACCTGGACGTCGAGGAAGATGACATCATCTCTGACGCCCAGTCGCCGATCCCCCAGCATTCCCTGTTCTCCGCCCCAGTCGGACAGAGCCAACCTGTGGGGAAAGTGTTTGTGGAACGTGGCC gaCGATTTCAAGCAGCTGATCGGATCGACAAACGGAAGGCGAGTGAACAGCTGGATACAAACTTCATGGATATCCAGTCCATGTGGACAACCAGAGACGTTTCTCTGAAAGTGCACAGTggatatag GGTGATCGGCCTTTTTGCTCACGGGTTCCTGGCGGGCTACGCGGTGTGGAACATCATCGTGATCTACGTCCTGTCTGGAGAGGATTTCAGCACCCTGGGGAACCTGCTTCAGCAGTACCACAGCTTGGCCTACCCCTCCCAGTCTCTGCTCTACCTCCTGCTGACTCTGAGCACCGTGTCTGCCTN TCACAGGGTGAACTTGGCCAAAGCCACTATAGCTATGAGGAGTCTGCTCATGTTGGACCCTGTTGCTCTCGCCTCCTTAT TGTACTTCTGTGCGTTGGTGCTCACGCTCAGCCAACAGATGACCAGCGACCGCATCAACCTCTACCCAAGCTCCAACTCAACCCTCTG GCCCCCCGGATCTGAGCACGCCGTCCTGTACCCCTGGGTCATCGTGAACCTGGCCGTCACACTGATGGTGGGGCTGGCCTGGGCACTCATCTCCACTGGACCCGAGACGGACCACACAGAGG AGTTCCTGCTGTCTATGGAAGTGGAATACCCCAAAATCCCAGAAAAGGGCGAAATGCCAgcctga
- the cnot9 gene encoding CCR4-NOT transcription complex subunit 9 isoform X3 codes for MLWHSCGTIAALLQEIVNIYPSINPPTLTAHQSNRVCNALALLQCVASHPETRSAFLAAHIPLFLYPFLHTVSKTRPFEYLRLTSLGVIGALVKTDEQEVINFLLTTEIIPLCLRIMESGSELSKTVATFILQKILLDDTGLAYICQTYERFSHVAMILGKMVLQLSKEPSARLLKHVVRCYLRLSDNARAREALRQCLPDQLKDTTFAQVLKDDTTTKRWLAQLVKNLQEGQVTDPRGIPLPPQ; via the exons GAAATTGTCAACATCTATCCCTCCATTAACCCACCAACTCTGACCGCTCACCAGTCCAACAGAGTATGCAACGCTTTAGCACTTCTCCAGTGTGTCGCCTCTCACCCGGAGACCAG GTCGGCTTTCCTAGCAGCACACATCCCCCTGTTCCTCTACCCCTTCTTGCACACAGTCAGCAAAACGCGGCCTTTTGAGTACCTACGCCTGACAAGCCTGGGAGTCATTG GGGCATTGGTGAAAACAGATGAGCAAGAGGTGATCAATTTCCTGCTAACGACAGAGATCATTCCCTTGTGCCTCCGAATCATGGAGTCGGGCAGCGAGCTCTCCAAAACG GTTGCTACTTTCATATTGCAGAAGATCCTGTTGGATGATACAGGACTCGCCTACATATGCCAGACCTACGAGCGCTTCTCTCACGTGGCCATGATCCTG gGGAAAATGGTTCTGCAGCTCTCCAAAGAGCCCTCTGCACGTCTGCTGAAGCATGTAGTGCGCTGTTACCTTCGCCTCTCTGACAACGCCAG AGCCAGGGAGGCCCTGCGCCAGTGTCTGCCGGACCAGCTGAAGGACACCACGTTTGCCCAGGTACTGAAAGACGACACCACCACCAAGCGCTGGCTGGCTCAGCTGGTGAAGAACCTGCAAGAGGGTCAGGTCACAGACCCTCGGGGcatccccctgcccccccagtAA
- the plcd4a gene encoding 1-phosphatidylinositol 4,5-bisphosphate phosphodiesterase delta-4, whose translation MASTQSGLRIQGDDNLQSMFVGTVMRKIKSRTWKKQRYFKLQEDCMTIWYKSKKAGNAGSTFSVSDVEAVREGHQSEVLLSTSKEFPADRCFTLVFRGRRGNLDLVADSAEEAQLWIRGMRKLIESVENMDQSEKLDKWICDWFKKADKNNDGQMNFKEVQDLLKMMNVEMNDDHARTLFKEADKSQSGTLENEEFVLFYKMLTDREDVRRIFQDYSGDGQKLTLPDLEDFLREEQLETVNVQRRALDLIERYEPSDTAKNLQAMTFDGFLMYLGSAEGSIFNPQHQGVYQDMNQPLCHYFISSSHNTYLLEDQLRGQSSVEGYIRALKRGCRCVEVDCWDGANGEPIVKHGHTFTSKILFKDVVIALGNYAFKVSEYPVILSIENHCGVEQQRVMAQHLNQILGDKLLKNTLDGKVPSSFPSPKDMKGKILLKGKKIGGLEESMSGMVDDSLSGEVSDDDDNQHDDDDDNQHHDSIRRRTKKSKQCMSKELSDCVVYCKSVSFSSFKNSRIRAKFYEMSSFKESKALKYTKEAGAEFVLYNARQLSRIYPNGMRTDSSNFNPQDMWSVGCQIVALNFQTAGVEMDLNDGLFSQNGRCGYVLKPAFMRSSERGFEPDQPQNHTGYQPLKLTIQVISGQQFPKVSIKEGSIVDPLVKVEIYGVPKDHAKQETRYIDNNGFNPVWNDTLNFIIHTPELALVRFLVEDYDKTSKNDFVGQYTLPFLCIQQGYRHIQLLSKDGTSIHPSSLFVNVKITKHT comes from the exons ATGGCTTCAACCCAAAGTGGCCTAC GTATCCAGGGTGATGACAACCTCCAGTCCATGTTCGTGGGCACGGTGATGAGGAAGATTAAGTCCCGCACCTGGAAGAAACAGCGCtacttcaaactgcaggaggaCTGCATGACCATCTGGTATAAGTCCAAGAAGGCGGGCAATGCCGGCTCCACCT tcTCGGTGAGTGATGTGGAGGCGGTGCGGGAGGGTCACCAGTCCGAGGTGCTTCTGAGCACCTCTAAGGAGTTCCCTGCCGACCGCTGCTTCACCCTGGTGTTCCGTGGTCGCCGTGGCAACCTGGACTTGGTGGCCGATTCGGCCGAGGAGGCGCAGCTGTGGATCAGGGGCATGCGCAAACTCATCGAGAGCGTGGAGAACATGGACCAGAGCGAGAAACTTGACAA ATGGATCTGTGATTGGTTTAAAAAAGCAGACAAGAACAATGACGGACAAATGAACTTTAAGGAGGTCCAGGACTTGCTGAAGATGATGAACGTGGAGATGAATGACGACCATGCTCGAACGCTCTTTAAG GAGGCTGATAAGTCTCAGTCGGGCACGCTAGAGAACGAGGAGTTCGTGCTCTTCTACAAGATGCTGACGGATCGGGAGGACGTGCGGCGCATCTTCCAGGACTACTCGGGCGACGGACAGAAGCTGACTCTACCCGACCTGGAGGACTTCCTCCGTGAGGAGCAGCTTGAGACCGTCAACGTGCAGCGGCGGGCCCTGGATCTCATCGAGCGTTACGAACCCTCCGACACCG CAAAGAACCTCCAGGCCATGACGTTCGACGGCTTCCTGATGTACCTGGGCTCAGCCGAGGGCTCCATCTTCAACCCCCAGCACCAAGGTGTCTACCAGGACATGAACCAGCCCCTGTGCCACTACTTCATATCCTCCTCACACAACACCTACCTGCTGGAGGACCAGCTCAGGGGCCAAAGCAGCGTGGAGGGATACATACG ggccctGAAGCGGGGCTGCCGCTGTGTGGAGGTGGACTGCTGGGATGGAGCCAACGGGGAGCCCATCGTTAAACACGGACACACTTTCACCTCCAAGATCCTCTTCAAGGACGTTGTCATCGCCCTGGGCAACTATGCCTTCAAG GTATCTGAGTACCCGGTCATCTTGTCCATTGAGAACCACTGTGGCGTGGAACAGCAGAGGGTCATGGCGCAGCACCTCAACCAGATCCTGGGAGACAAGCTGCTCAAGAACACGCTGGACGGCAAAGTCCCCAGCAGCTTCCCGTCCCCTAAG gataTGAAAGGGAAGATTCTGCTGAAGGGGAAGAAGATCGGCGGTCTCGAGGAGAGCATGAGTGGCATGGTGGACGACTCCCTGTCCGGGGAGGTGAGCGACGACGATGACAACCAGCACGACGATGACGATGACAACCAGCACCACGACAGCATCCGACGCCGCACCAAG AAATCCAAGCAGTGCATGTCCAAGGAGCTGTCTGACTGTGTGGTGTACTGCAAGAGTGTGAGTTTCAGCAGCTTCAAGAACTCCCGCATCCGCGCCAAATTCTACGAGATGTCCTCTTTCAAAGAGTCCAAGGCCCTCAAGTACACAAAAGAGGCAG GAGCTGAATTTGTATTATACAATGCAAGACAACTGTCCAGAATCTACCCAAATGGTATGCGAACAGACTCCTCAAACTTTAACCCACAGGACATGTGGAGTGTAGGTTGCCAAATTG TTGCACTGAATTTCCAGACAGCTGGGGTCGAGATGGATCTCAATGATGGACTTTTCAGTCAAAACGGCCGCTGTGGCTATGTCCTGAAACCGGCGTTcatgaggagctctgagagaggATTTGAGCCAGATCAGCCCCAGAACCATACTGGATACCAGCCCCTCAAGCTCACTATACAG gtgATAAGTGGTCAGCAGTTTCCAAAGGTGAGCATCAAAGAGGGGTCCATTGTCGACCCTTTAGTGAAGGTAGAGATCTATGGAGTCCCCAAGGACCATGCCAAGCAGGAAACCAGATACATCGACAACAATG GGTTTAATCCGGTGTGGAACGACACCCTTAACTTCATCATCCACACCCCTGAGCTTGCTCTGGTACGCTTTTTGGTAGAGGACTACGACAAGACATCCAAGAATGACTTTGTGGGGCAGTACACCTTGCCTTTCTTGTGTATTCAACAAG gGTACAGGCACATTCAGCTGCTGTCCAAAGACGGGACCAGCATCCACCCCTCGTCACTGTTTGTGAATGTCAAGATCACCAAGCACACGTGA
- the zp2l2 gene encoding zona pellucida glycoprotein 2, like 2, whose translation MLKRQVLSVIEALLTYLSLCHAQWLNIPQGQVIHRRPVLQRQGQSAQNSQLQTPQQESKPSRSEETHSKTLSAPSQRCQVEEYHRIPCGEPDATDAECEAIDCCFDGHKCFYGLAVTLQCTGDGQFVVVVARDATLPPLSLDSISLAEVSGACGPVDTTSAFAIYQFPVSSCGTTMKEEDGHIVYENIMSSSYEVGVGSQGSITRDSSYELLFQCRYSSSAVKAIVVEVNALPPPPSISLAGPIRVELRLANGICTTKGCTDEDVYSSYYTEQEYPVTKVLQEPVHVEVRILERTDPDIVLLLDHCWATSSPDSTSLPQWDLLFDGCPYTEDRYLTTVVPVDVSSGLLYPTHHKRFVVKMFTFVKQESLLPLQQMVFIHCSTSVCSSANGHSCRQSCNRKRRALHNVKDSPDQVVSSGEVIIIEDWPAFVNASQLNGPVSSRTEGLPDVSSLMSYALLGVIAMTICGLCGLVAVLHSRRRRSRLQTARVCSDMEQ comes from the exons ATGCTGAAAAGACAAGTCTTGAGCGTGATCGAGGCGCTATTAACGTATCTCAGTTTGTGTCATGCCCAATGGCTAAACATCCCACAAGGACAGGTAATCCATAGACGACCAGTTCTTCagaggcaaggacagtctgcccAGAATTCACAACTGCAAACACCTCAGCAGGAGAGTAAGCCGTCCCGTAGTGAGGAGACTCATTCCAAAACGCTCTCGGCTCCTTCTCAGCGATGCCAGGTGGAAGAATATCACCGGATTCCATGCGGCGAGCCAGATGCAACTGACGCTGAGTGTGAAGCCATCGACTGCTGTTTTGATGGACACAAGTGCTTTTATGGATTGGCAG TAACCCTGCAGTGTACCGGCGATGGTCAGTTTGTAGTTGTGGTTGCCAGGGATGCCACTCTGCCGCCCCTCAGCCTGGATTCCATCAGCCTGGCTGAGGTATCGGGTGCTTGTGGGCCTGTTGACACCACATCAGCCTTTGCCATCTACCAGTTTCCTGTCAGCAGCTGCGGCACTAccatgaag GAGGAGGATGGCCACATTGTGTATGAGAACATCATGTCCTCTTCCTATGAAGTGGGGGTTGGTAGTCAAGGCTCCATCACAAGAGACAGTTCCTAtga GTTGTTATTCCAGTGTCGCTACTCTAGCAGTGCTGTGAAAGCTATTGTGGTTGAAGTCAAtgcactccctccccctccatccatATCCCTGGCTGGACCCATACGAGTTGAGCTCAGGCTGGCTAATGGCATTTGCACAACTAAAGGATGCACAGATG AGGATGTGTACAGTTCATACTACACGGAGCAAGAGTACCCGGTGACAAAGGTTCTACAAGAGCCTGTCCATGTCGAGGTGCGCATCCTAGAGCGGACCGATCCCGATATCGTTCTTCTTCTGGACCACTGCTGGGCCACCTCATCCCCAGACTCCACTAGCCTTCCACAGTGGGACCTCCTGTTTGATGG GTGTCCATATACAGAGGACCGCTACCTGACCACAGTGGTACCTGTTGATGTCTCCTCTGGGCTTTTGTACCCCACCCATCACAAGCGCTTTGTTGTCAAGATGTTCACCTTCGTGAAGCAAGAGTCCCTGCTTCCCTTGCAGCAGATG gtCTTCATCCACTGTAGCACTTCTGTTTGCTCTTCCGCTAATGGGCACTCCTGTCGGCAGTCATGCAACCGGAAAC GAAGAGCACTTCACAATGTGAAGGATTCTCCTGACCAAGTAGTCTCAAGTGGTGAGGTAATCATAATCGAAGACTGGCCGGCGTTTGTCAACGCGAGCCAGTTGAATGGGCCAGTTTCCAGCAGGACTGAAGGGCTACCGGATG TGTCTAGTCTCATGAGCTATGCACTTCTGGGTGTGATCGCCATGACAATCTGTGGACTCTGTGGCCTGGTGGCAGTGTTGCACTCGAGGAGGAGAAGGTCACGGCTGCAAACGGCAAGAGTGTGCTCGGATATGGAACAATAA
- the LOC134071452 gene encoding cytochrome P450 20A1 yields the protein MLDFVIFAVTFVVILIGAVLYLYPSSRRASGIPGLNPTEEKDGNLQDIINKGSLHEFLVGLHDQFGPVASFWFGRRPVVSLGTVDQLSQHINPNKTMDSFETMLKSLLGYQSEAGATEAVLRKKVYESAINTTLKNNLPLLQTLVEQLVTKWQSFPESQHIPLCAHLLGLAMKAVTQLALGDRFANDTEVIRFRKNHDAIWSEIGRGYLDGSMEKSSSRKGHYDSALAEMETVLKSVVRDIKGHGSGQSSFMDSLIQAKLSEKQVMEDAMVFTLSGCVITANLCIWAVHFLSTAKDVQEKLLEELTEVLGDGPVTLEKIPELKYCQQILNETVRTAKLTPIAATLQEVEGRVDQHVIPKETLVIYALGVVLQDGDTWPLPYRFDPDRFREEDSRKSFSLLGFSGKQACPELRFAYTVATVLLSSLVRQLKLHGTDRQVVEARYELVATPKDDTWITVSSRK from the exons ATGCTTGATTTTGTGATATTTGCTGTGACATTTGTCGTTATCCTGATTGGTGCGGTGCTTTATTTATACCCG TCTTCGAGACGAGCATCTGGTATTCCTGGCCTCAACCCCACTGAAGAGAA GGATGGCAACTTGCAGGACATTATCAACAAAGGCAGCTTGCATGAATTCCTGGTGGGCCTCCATGACCAGTTTGGTCCGGTGGCATCCTTTTGGTTTGGCCGCCGTCCTGTGGTCAGTCTGGGAACTGTGGACCAGTTAAGTCAACACATCAACCCCAACAAAACCA TGGACTCTTTTGAGACCATGCTGAAGTCATTGCTTGGCTACCAGTCTGAAGCAGGAGCAACAGAGGCCGTGCTGAGGAAGAAGGTGTATGAGAGCGCCATCAACACCACCCTGAAGAACAACCTCCCTCTGCTACAGACG CTGGTGGAGCAGTTGGTTACCAAATGGCAGTCTTTTCCCGAGTCCCAGCACATACCCCTATGTGCTCACCTACTCGGATTGGCTATGAAAGCTGTCACTCAGCTTGCTCTGGGGGACCGATTTGCTAACGACACTGAGGTCATACGCTTCCGAAAGAACCATGATGCG ATTTGGTCAGAGATCGGCAGAGGCTACCTTGATGGGTCAATGGAGAAGAGCTCCAGCAGGAAAGGCCACTATGACAGTG CATTAGCAGAGATGGAGACAGTGTTGAAGTCTGTGGTGAGAGATATCAAGGGGCATGGCTCGGGTCAATCATCCTTCATGGACTCCCTCATACAGGCTAAACTCTCAGAAAAACAG GTGATGGAGGATGCCATGGTCTTCACTCTTTCTGGCTGTGTTATTACTGCTAACT TGTGCATCTGGGCTGTGCATTTCCTTTCCACTGCCAAGGATGTGCAGGAGAAACTACTGGAAGAACTTACTGAGGTCTTAGGGGACGGGCCTGTTACCCTGGAGAAGATTCCAGAGCTCAA GTATTGTCAGCAAATTTTGAATGAAACTGTGCGAACCGCCAAGCTCACACCCATTGCTGCAACCTTACaagaggtggaggggagagttGATCAGCATGTCATTCCTAAAGAG ACTCTTGTCATCTATGCTCTTGGTGTGGTACTCCAGGATGGCGACACATGGCCTCTGCCCTACAG ATTCGACCCTGATAGATTCAGAGAAGAGGACTCCAGAAAAAGCTTCTCCCTTCTAGGATTCTCTGGAAAACAGGCTTGCCCGGAGCTAAG GTTTGCCTACACGGTGGCCACCGTGCTGCTCAGCAGTCTGGTGCGTCAGCTGAAGCTCCACGGCACAGACAGGCAGGTGGTCGAGGCCAGGTACGAGCTGGTGGCTACGCCCAAGGACGACACCTGGATCACCGTCAGCAGCAGGAAGTAG